A region of Oceanicoccus sp. KOV_DT_Chl DNA encodes the following proteins:
- the cysE gene encoding serine O-acetyltransferase, which translates to MATPAISLTAENDPIWQTIRQETELAISKEPILASFLHSTILNHKSLECALSFHLAYKLDSPTASALLVREVIEQALEADPLISKAMRCDLRAVVERDSACNHYSEPFLYFKGFHALQAYRVAHWLWQQGRHELALFLQNCISTEFGVDIHPAAKIGHGILMDHATGIVIGATAVVGNNVSIMQSVTLGGTGKEEGDRHPKVGDGVLISAGAKILGNIKIGNGAKIGAGSVVLQEVPAHTTVAGVPAKVIGRPNCEQPALDMNHGISCDMDGE; encoded by the coding sequence ATGGCTACACCAGCAATTTCTCTCACCGCTGAGAACGATCCTATCTGGCAAACAATCCGCCAGGAAACTGAACTGGCGATCAGCAAAGAACCCATCCTTGCCAGTTTTTTGCACTCGACCATTCTCAACCACAAATCGCTGGAGTGCGCGCTCAGTTTTCACCTGGCGTATAAGCTCGACAGCCCCACTGCCTCCGCGCTACTGGTAAGAGAAGTCATTGAACAAGCACTTGAGGCTGATCCACTGATCAGCAAGGCCATGCGTTGCGATTTACGCGCAGTGGTTGAACGCGACTCCGCCTGCAACCACTATTCCGAACCTTTTCTGTACTTTAAAGGTTTCCATGCACTGCAAGCCTATCGCGTCGCGCATTGGCTATGGCAACAGGGCCGACACGAGTTAGCCCTATTTTTGCAAAATTGTATTTCTACCGAGTTCGGCGTCGACATTCACCCGGCAGCGAAAATTGGCCACGGTATTTTAATGGATCATGCGACGGGCATAGTTATTGGCGCCACCGCTGTGGTTGGCAATAATGTTTCCATCATGCAATCAGTTACATTAGGTGGTACCGGCAAAGAGGAAGGCGACCGCCATCCCAAAGTCGGTGACGGCGTACTCATTAGCGCAGGAGCAAAAATCCTCGGCAATATCAAAATCGGCAATGGCGCTAAAATTGGTGCCGGCAGTGTGGTATTACAAGAAGTGCCTGCGCACACCACAGTCGCCGGCGTGCCAGCCAAAGTGATAGGCCGCCCTAACTGCGAACAACCTGCCCTCGATATGAATCATGGCATTAGCTGCGATATGGACGGCGAATAA
- a CDS encoding DUF4136 domain-containing protein, protein MLRISTIFKLVFIGSLVILTGCQSSNVVVDYDTSADFSNLRHYQLQPQKANDKDFDPLLDERTRKALQAELSKEGLIEETAEQAANIIVSYHVSSQIKDKPSETGASIGLGGSSSGNTAMGLALSFPLGGDKVVKEIQIVIDMLNPSDKTLKWRATKNLTVGDESPEQITAIMNAAIEEIFTFYPPGTKAN, encoded by the coding sequence ATGTTGCGCATCAGTACTATTTTTAAATTAGTCTTTATTGGTAGCTTAGTAATATTGACCGGCTGCCAGAGTAGCAATGTCGTTGTTGATTATGATACCTCTGCTGACTTTTCCAATTTACGTCATTACCAACTGCAGCCACAAAAAGCCAATGATAAAGATTTTGATCCCTTGCTGGATGAACGTACCCGGAAAGCACTTCAAGCTGAACTATCAAAAGAAGGGTTAATCGAAGAAACCGCAGAGCAAGCCGCAAACATTATCGTCAGCTATCACGTTAGCAGCCAAATAAAGGACAAGCCCTCAGAGACTGGTGCCAGTATTGGCTTAGGGGGAAGTAGCAGTGGAAATACCGCGATGGGGCTGGCGTTAAGTTTTCCACTAGGCGGGGACAAAGTGGTCAAAGAAATTCAAATCGTTATTGATATGCTAAACCCAAGCGACAAAACATTAAAATGGCGCGCCACCAAAAACCTCACCGTGGGCGATGAATCTCCTGAACAAATTACTGCGATAATGAATGCCGCTATTGAAGAGATTTTTACCTTCTATCCGCCTGGCACTAAAGCGAACTAA
- a CDS encoding GrxA family glutaredoxin — protein MDRFTIFGKQSCGFCRRAKEVCDIRGLAYRYVDIEQEKISQADLEKTIGKPVSTVPQIFHGQQYIGGYEALMAFLDGAS, from the coding sequence ATGGATCGTTTTACTATTTTTGGTAAGCAAAGTTGCGGCTTTTGCAGGCGGGCCAAAGAAGTCTGTGATATTAGGGGCTTGGCATACCGTTATGTTGATATTGAGCAGGAAAAAATTAGTCAGGCTGATTTGGAAAAAACTATCGGTAAACCGGTATCTACTGTGCCGCAAATTTTTCACGGTCAGCAATACATTGGTGGTTACGAGGCATTGATGGCATTTCTTGATGGCGCTTCCTGA
- a CDS encoding tRNA (guanosine(46)-N(7))-methyltransferase TrmB, which translates to MNNSRIISSNQQGVHDKLDTIVRRHLKSPFRRPFPDYSLRAFEQAQQVVAQHRGPLILDSFCGVGESTINIAKTHPEALVIGIDKSSHRLDKHRQHFPNNDVQNYYLLQADIDDFWRLAVADGWRLQQHFLLYPNPWPKAAQLKRRVHGSPLFPALIQLGGKIELRSNWPIYVEEFAQALSIAGFKATAHVYTPARSITPFERKYSESGQKLWYCQCQLD; encoded by the coding sequence GTGAACAACTCCCGTATCATCAGCAGCAACCAGCAAGGCGTGCACGACAAGCTCGACACCATAGTGCGGCGGCATTTAAAAAGCCCATTTCGACGCCCGTTTCCCGATTACAGTTTGCGTGCCTTTGAACAGGCCCAGCAGGTTGTGGCCCAACATCGCGGCCCGCTTATTCTGGACTCATTCTGCGGTGTTGGTGAAAGTACTATTAATATTGCCAAAACGCATCCGGAAGCACTGGTAATTGGCATCGATAAATCCAGCCACCGGTTAGACAAACATCGCCAACACTTTCCCAATAACGATGTTCAAAACTATTATCTGTTACAAGCTGATATCGATGATTTCTGGCGGCTTGCCGTTGCCGACGGCTGGCGACTGCAACAACACTTTCTGCTTTACCCCAATCCCTGGCCAAAAGCTGCGCAGTTAAAACGCCGGGTACATGGTTCGCCACTGTTCCCTGCATTAATACAGTTAGGCGGTAAAATTGAACTGCGAAGTAATTGGCCCATCTATGTGGAAGAATTTGCTCAGGCACTCTCCATTGCTGGCTTTAAGGCGACAGCGCACGTCTATACTCCTGCGCGATCAATCACTCCTTTTGAGCGTAAATACAGTGAGTCCGGGCAAAAACTATGGTACTGCCAATGCCAACTGGATTAG
- a CDS encoding M48 family metallopeptidase, which translates to MKRYLLIAITSIVTIACATSPTGRSQFLLMSDNDMAQMGVAAFTDMKSSGKIDQSSRTNQYVTCVAAAITKVLDAQYQRDWEVVVFEDESANAFALPGGKIGVHTGLLKVAVNQHQLASVMGHEVGHVMAHHGNERMSLQFASQSSQQLLGVMLQNNEQKPLLMAAMGVGVQFGLQLPYSRSHESEADLIGLDLMAKAGFKPEASVELWKNMGKNSKGAPPEFMSTHPSHSSRIDNLTQHMPAANTLYRQAQLQGNKPNCQP; encoded by the coding sequence ATGAAACGCTATTTACTAATTGCAATAACTTCCATAGTTACCATTGCCTGTGCAACATCGCCAACAGGCCGTTCTCAATTTTTATTGATGTCTGATAACGATATGGCGCAAATGGGTGTCGCGGCCTTTACGGATATGAAGTCCAGCGGAAAGATTGATCAATCAAGCAGAACTAATCAATACGTGACCTGTGTGGCAGCTGCCATTACTAAAGTGCTGGATGCGCAGTATCAGCGCGATTGGGAGGTGGTTGTGTTTGAAGACGAAAGCGCTAACGCTTTTGCTTTGCCAGGTGGGAAAATCGGGGTGCATACCGGTTTATTAAAAGTAGCGGTTAATCAGCATCAGTTAGCATCGGTGATGGGGCATGAGGTTGGGCATGTAATGGCGCATCACGGTAATGAGCGCATGTCATTGCAATTCGCTTCACAGAGCAGCCAACAGTTATTAGGAGTGATGCTGCAGAATAACGAACAAAAGCCGTTATTGATGGCCGCGATGGGAGTAGGTGTGCAATTTGGTTTGCAGTTACCTTATAGCCGATCTCATGAGTCTGAAGCGGATTTAATCGGGTTGGACTTAATGGCTAAAGCGGGGTTTAAACCGGAGGCTAGTGTTGAGCTGTGGAAAAATATGGGAAAAAACTCTAAGGGCGCGCCGCCGGAATTTATGTCCACGCACCCGTCTCATAGTAGTCGTATTGATAATTTAACCCAGCACATGCCTGCAGCAAATACCTTATATCGGCAGGCACAGTTACAGGGTAATAAACCAAATTGTCAGCCGTAG